From Hypanus sabinus isolate sHypSab1 chromosome 23, sHypSab1.hap1, whole genome shotgun sequence, a single genomic window includes:
- the pts gene encoding 6-pyruvoyl tetrahydrobiopterin synthase isoform X2: MIYTAPGSEEITGVQMEVGNAGKGAGAGRVVRVTRAESFCAAHRLHSNSLSDEENKRIFGQCNNPNGHGHNYKVEVTVCGEEVVMKQLDHKNLDKDVPYFANVVSTTENIAIYIWENLQKRLPPSLLDEVKVYETKKNIVVYRGE; encoded by the exons ATGATTTACACCGCGCCGGGCTCCGAGGAGATCACAGGTGTTCAGATGGAGGTGGGCAATGCGGGAAAGGGAGCAGGAGCTGGCAGAGTCGTGCGGGTCACAAGAGCGGAGTCTTTCTGTGCGGCTCATCGCCTCCACAG TAATTCCTTGAGTGATGAAGAGAACAAGAGAATTTTTGGACAATGCAACAACCCAAATGGTCATGGTCATAACTACAAAG TGGAAGTTACCGTATGTGGTGAG GAAGTCGTCATGAAGCAGCTTGACCACAAAAACTTGGACAAAGATGTTCCATACTTCGCTAATGTTGTTAG TACCACTGAAAACATAGCCATCTACATCTGGGAAAACCTACAAAAACGCCTTCCACCAAGTCTACTCGATGAAGTAAAGGTGTATGAAACCAAAAAGAACATTGTTGTGTATCGTGGAGAATAA
- the pts gene encoding 6-pyruvoyl tetrahydrobiopterin synthase isoform X1: MIYTAPGSEEITGVQMEVGNAGKGAGAGRVVRVTRAESFCAAHRLHSNSLSDEENKRIFGQCNNPNGHGHNYKVEVTVCGEVNPITGMVINITELKEHLQEVVMKQLDHKNLDKDVPYFANVVSTTENIAIYIWENLQKRLPPSLLDEVKVYETKKNIVVYRGE, encoded by the exons ATGATTTACACCGCGCCGGGCTCCGAGGAGATCACAGGTGTTCAGATGGAGGTGGGCAATGCGGGAAAGGGAGCAGGAGCTGGCAGAGTCGTGCGGGTCACAAGAGCGGAGTCTTTCTGTGCGGCTCATCGCCTCCACAG TAATTCCTTGAGTGATGAAGAGAACAAGAGAATTTTTGGACAATGCAACAACCCAAATGGTCATGGTCATAACTACAAAG TGGAAGTTACCGTATGTGGTGAG GTCAATCCTATCACTGGTATGGTGATTAATATCACAGAACTGAAGGAACACTTGCAG GAAGTCGTCATGAAGCAGCTTGACCACAAAAACTTGGACAAAGATGTTCCATACTTCGCTAATGTTGTTAG TACCACTGAAAACATAGCCATCTACATCTGGGAAAACCTACAAAAACGCCTTCCACCAAGTCTACTCGATGAAGTAAAGGTGTATGAAACCAAAAAGAACATTGTTGTGTATCGTGGAGAATAA